From Candidatus Caccoplasma merdavium, one genomic window encodes:
- a CDS encoding carboxymuconolactone decarboxylase family protein, producing MKYKLLTWLLALSSLSATAQENRNSMHRIDRCKETYTALFGGQALTGEGTDPEFMDILQKFIFGEVFFVGDLDHRTRELITCTTLATMQTLPQLKAHAAAALRVGVSPVELREAVYQCAPFIGFPKTLNAIAAINEVFKANGIALPLEPQGTTTEVDRYEKGYAIQYPLYGDEIARKMENVPDSMGHDVARFLTEYAFGDIYTRGGLPVETRELLIYCILTTIGADAQLQSHAQGNLRLGTAPATLAAAVIQCLPYVGFPPAMKALQAIADATAEPEKQLVRLSRIVVDPSRLEAYNTFLKEEIETSMRVEPGVLTLYATAEKERPHVITILEVYADEAAYQSHIQTPHFLKYKHGTLDMVQSLELVDSTPLIPGMKIK from the coding sequence ATGAAATATAAGCTATTGACTTGGTTGCTGGCTCTTTCCTCTCTGTCGGCAACCGCACAAGAAAACAGGAACAGTATGCACCGTATCGACCGTTGTAAGGAGACCTATACCGCCTTGTTTGGCGGACAGGCTTTGACCGGGGAGGGTACCGACCCCGAGTTCATGGATATTCTCCAAAAATTTATCTTCGGGGAGGTTTTCTTCGTGGGAGACCTCGACCATCGTACCCGTGAACTCATTACCTGCACGACACTTGCCACGATGCAGACCTTGCCGCAACTCAAAGCCCATGCGGCAGCGGCTCTTCGGGTGGGTGTTTCGCCGGTGGAGCTGCGAGAGGCCGTCTACCAGTGTGCCCCCTTTATCGGATTCCCCAAAACACTCAATGCCATAGCGGCCATCAATGAAGTCTTCAAGGCCAACGGCATCGCTCTGCCTTTGGAACCGCAGGGCACGACTACCGAGGTCGACCGTTATGAGAAGGGGTATGCCATTCAATATCCTTTGTACGGTGATGAGATTGCCCGTAAAATGGAAAATGTTCCCGACAGCATGGGACATGATGTGGCGCGTTTCCTGACCGAGTATGCTTTTGGCGACATCTATACGCGAGGCGGACTCCCGGTCGAGACGCGTGAACTGCTTATCTACTGCATTCTTACTACCATCGGAGCCGATGCCCAGTTGCAATCGCATGCACAAGGCAACCTGAGGCTCGGTACGGCTCCCGCCACATTGGCTGCGGCCGTGATACAATGTCTGCCTTATGTCGGTTTTCCCCCTGCCATGAAAGCCCTCCAAGCCATCGCCGATGCAACGGCCGAGCCCGAAAAACAGTTGGTGCGCCTTTCCCGCATTGTGGTCGACCCCTCCCGGCTTGAAGCGTATAACACTTTCCTGAAAGAGGAGATAGAAACTTCGATGCGTGTGGAACCCGGAGTCCTCACATTGTATGCAACCGCCGAGAAGGAGCGCCCTCATGTGATAACGATTCTCGAAGTCTATGCCGATGAGGCGGCTTATCAAAGCCATATCCAGACCCCCCATTTCCTCAAATACAAGCATGGTACCCTCGATATGGTGCAGTCGCTCGAACTGGTCGACTCTACTCCACTCATTCCCGGCATGAAAATCAAATAA
- a CDS encoding DUF4981 domain-containing protein yields the protein MEKRLFLCTLLSCSFLWAAAQKGEWQKPEINAVNRAPMHSHYFAYESEQAAREGIKENSHNYLSLNGTWKFNWVKDADSRPTDFWEQGFNDKGWDEIPVPGVWELHGYGDPIYVNIGYAWREQFANNPPEVPVTDNHVGSYRKEIVIPATWKGKQIMAHFGSATSNIYVWVNGRYVGYSEDSKLEAEFDLTPYLKPGQKNLIAFQIFRWCDGSYLEDQDFFRYSGIGRDCYLYTREKRHIEDIRITPDLDSDYRNGTLTVALQSRQIKEVALSLVDAQGNLVISKTVPGNGSTTLTIDNPHKWTAETPYLYTLYARTGTGDKMLEVIPVKVGFRKVEMKNGQLCVNGQPILIKGVNRHEMDPDGGYVVSTQRMIQDIQVMKRFNINAVRTSHYPNDNRWYDLCDQYGLYMVAEANIESHGMGYGERTLAKRPDYAQAHLERNQRNIQRNFNHPSIIVWSMGNEAGFGENFEQVYRWIKAEDSSRPVQYEQARTNDFTDIYCPMYLDYGRSEKYCKNNPSKPLIQCEYAHAMGNSEGGFKEYWELIRKYPHFQGGFIWDFVDQSIRWKGKNGVDIYAYGGDFNRHDASDINFCDNGLISPDRIPNPHMHEVGHFYQNIWTSLVDTTPGRIEIFNEFFFRDLSAYYMDWELLADGKVMRTGRIDHLAIDPQQRQSIDLPLGEIDTTHEWLLNVTYRQRDREGLIPAGHAVASNQLALSARIAPDMSLRNESAPHTALAAPVLIDNDRNFLIVKGENFMIEFSRRNGFLSRYEVDGTSFLKEGECLTPNFWRAPTDNDFGANLQKKFAVWKNPEMQLKSFQSKSLNGQAVVMADYEMPDVAATLSLTYVIANTGAVKVTQEMKTTPGAKVSEMFRFGMQLPMPKDFETIEYYGRGPGENYIDRHDCTPIGIYRQSVCEQFYPYIRPQETGTKSDIRWWKLLDPAGTGLLFYAEQPFSASALHYTIESLDEGVEKQQWHSPEIAPSEVTNFCIDERQMGLGCVNSWGAWPQKKYRIPYGDRTFTFIMQPVTHQIDIR from the coding sequence ATGGAAAAACGTCTCTTCTTATGTACCCTCCTCTCCTGCTCGTTTTTATGGGCAGCCGCCCAAAAAGGAGAATGGCAAAAACCCGAAATCAATGCCGTGAACCGGGCACCCATGCACAGTCATTACTTCGCCTACGAAAGCGAACAGGCAGCCCGGGAAGGCATCAAGGAAAACTCCCACAACTATCTTTCACTCAACGGCACTTGGAAATTCAATTGGGTAAAAGATGCCGATAGCAGGCCGACCGACTTCTGGGAACAAGGCTTCAACGACAAAGGGTGGGACGAAATTCCCGTACCCGGTGTGTGGGAGCTTCACGGATATGGCGACCCCATCTACGTCAACATCGGTTACGCTTGGCGGGAACAGTTTGCCAACAATCCGCCCGAAGTACCCGTCACCGACAATCATGTAGGGTCGTACCGGAAAGAAATCGTCATTCCCGCCACCTGGAAAGGGAAACAAATCATGGCACACTTCGGCTCGGCCACGTCGAACATCTATGTATGGGTAAACGGCCGCTATGTGGGATATAGCGAAGACAGCAAGCTCGAAGCCGAGTTTGACTTGACCCCGTACCTGAAACCGGGACAAAAAAACCTCATCGCCTTCCAAATCTTCCGCTGGTGCGACGGGAGCTATCTCGAAGACCAGGATTTCTTCCGCTACTCGGGTATCGGCCGCGACTGCTACCTCTATACCCGCGAGAAACGCCACATCGAGGATATTCGCATCACCCCCGACCTCGACAGTGATTACCGCAACGGTACCTTGACGGTCGCCCTGCAAAGCCGGCAAATCAAAGAGGTCGCACTCTCGCTCGTCGATGCGCAAGGCAATCTCGTCATCTCAAAAACCGTACCGGGCAACGGCTCGACCACCCTCACCATCGACAATCCCCACAAATGGACGGCCGAAACCCCCTATCTCTACACCCTCTATGCCCGCACAGGGACGGGTGACAAGATGCTCGAAGTCATACCCGTAAAAGTGGGATTCAGGAAAGTGGAGATGAAAAACGGGCAGCTCTGCGTCAACGGCCAACCGATTCTCATCAAAGGGGTCAACCGCCACGAAATGGACCCCGACGGCGGATATGTCGTCTCGACCCAGCGCATGATTCAAGACATACAGGTGATGAAACGCTTCAACATCAATGCCGTGCGCACCAGCCACTACCCCAACGACAACCGTTGGTATGACCTGTGCGACCAATACGGTCTCTACATGGTGGCCGAAGCCAACATCGAATCGCACGGCATGGGGTACGGCGAACGCACTTTGGCCAAACGACCCGACTATGCGCAAGCTCACCTGGAAAGAAACCAACGCAACATACAACGCAACTTCAACCACCCCAGCATCATCGTGTGGTCGATGGGCAACGAAGCGGGATTCGGAGAGAACTTCGAGCAGGTCTACCGATGGATAAAGGCCGAAGATTCCTCCCGCCCCGTGCAGTATGAACAGGCTCGGACCAACGATTTTACCGACATCTACTGTCCCATGTACCTCGACTACGGCCGCTCGGAGAAATATTGCAAGAACAATCCGTCAAAACCGCTCATTCAATGCGAATATGCCCATGCCATGGGCAACTCCGAAGGCGGGTTCAAAGAATATTGGGAACTGATAAGAAAATACCCGCACTTCCAGGGCGGATTTATTTGGGATTTCGTCGACCAGTCGATTCGCTGGAAAGGGAAAAACGGCGTTGACATCTATGCCTACGGAGGCGACTTCAACCGACATGATGCCTCCGACATCAACTTCTGCGACAACGGCTTGATAAGCCCCGACCGCATTCCCAATCCGCACATGCACGAGGTAGGTCATTTCTATCAAAACATCTGGACCTCACTTGTCGATACCACACCGGGGAGAATCGAAATCTTCAATGAATTCTTCTTCCGTGACCTCTCGGCCTACTACATGGATTGGGAACTCTTGGCCGACGGGAAAGTGATGCGCACCGGTCGCATCGACCATCTTGCCATCGACCCGCAACAACGGCAATCCATCGACCTGCCCCTCGGAGAAATCGACACGACGCACGAATGGTTGCTCAACGTGACCTACCGGCAACGCGACCGGGAAGGGTTGATTCCGGCCGGACACGCCGTCGCCTCCAACCAACTCGCCCTGTCGGCTCGCATCGCTCCCGACATGTCCCTGCGCAACGAGTCAGCCCCCCACACAGCCCTTGCAGCCCCCGTCCTCATCGACAACGACCGGAACTTCCTCATCGTCAAAGGGGAAAACTTCATGATCGAGTTCTCCCGTCGCAACGGTTTCCTCTCGCGCTATGAGGTCGACGGCACATCGTTCCTGAAAGAGGGAGAATGCCTCACACCCAACTTTTGGAGAGCCCCGACCGACAACGATTTCGGAGCCAATCTGCAAAAGAAATTTGCCGTCTGGAAAAATCCCGAAATGCAACTGAAATCGTTCCAAAGCAAAAGCCTCAACGGCCAAGCTGTCGTCATGGCCGACTATGAAATGCCGGACGTCGCGGCCACCCTTTCACTCACCTACGTCATTGCCAACACAGGTGCCGTGAAAGTGACACAAGAAATGAAAACCACCCCGGGAGCCAAAGTGTCGGAAATGTTCCGTTTTGGTATGCAACTTCCCATGCCGAAGGATTTTGAAACCATCGAATACTACGGCCGCGGCCCGGGAGAAAACTACATCGACCGCCACGACTGTACCCCAATAGGAATCTACCGACAAAGTGTCTGCGAGCAATTCTATCCTTATATCCGCCCGCAAGAAACGGGAACGAAAAGCGACATCAGATGGTGGAAACTGCTCGACCCCGCCGGCACGGGGCTCCTCTTCTATGCCGAACAACCGTTCTCGGCCTCGGCTCTGCACTACACCATCGAGTCACTCGACGAAGGGGTGGAGAAACAACAATGGCATTCACCTGAGATTGCCCCCTCGGAGGTAACCAACTTCTGCATCGATGAACGACAGATGGGATTGGGTTGCGTAAACAGCTGGGGCGCCTGGCCGCAAAAGAAATACCGCATACCCTACGGCGACCGCACGTTCACCTTTATCATGCAACCGGTAACGCATCAAATCGATATTCGATAA
- a CDS encoding Ig-like domain-containing protein, protein MRKTKLLLTFIVMVIIGSLPQTIWAEEQTTIAEWAFDSYSTVPDDQKIQAATGNGTISFYSSDASAAVVPDGTAYGTIRFSSPVNKDMTEASCLEAANHDNYIQVEFSTEGLAAPMFTLNIAQDPDAVLFVVTSVDDGTTWSLAKKTTQTMAWHQAEQFDIELAQTANSEKVIVRLLKGASVSNDARLKGISIKAGEYVAEPEPEPEPPTPSSNEMIATWPFAEGTAGQTATLNDESLFALNSVTLGSNLSFVGARTDGGLTFTRIEPASKASSADDNNVLSFNITPQKGVTFTPTKVTLDGYRYGTNGGTINIVLKTADGQSATLLTGGQFNRQGTDPAPSSFEFPVSGISTDKEVSLNIYVYSLDKGKQVGVKDVVISGTYEGTPEEVTTYTFATASSPEEGGTIAQNPVGDTFNEGTPITLTATENFGYDFVNWTDASGNEVSTEPAFVYTVNANSVLTANFKAVTTYALNLSIVGGANDYMVTLSPAPNIVDGNMMYEEGTNVMLSAASNPILTFTHWNSGETSSELPIKMSEDISITANYDAVDYIVGWDFYNAGKEGRPADFASEDNAASSLILRNAAGSVVGWLDKSQMAAGGYEGRPAAVNWQPLTDKYYYQTSFNASAFTDIKVSSSMLYNYNAYKEQQVEYSLNGTDWTPVGTIDLGDAAKVWTTKEFSLPAETNNQELVYVRWIPNYESSVVGTSASNDGTAISDIYITGTLAYVHDPVAPALVSQVPAEGADNASIAGKIVLTFDKKVKITDGATATIGEKTVTLSATGKTVTAEYSALEYSKGYTFTLPAGAVANLSDVATTEAITINFTTKTRPVVEKGQYDFVVPTDGTLEEAIAAAAARTDKNVRFRIFVKKGSYLLAGDKGATVVGSDNVTYPKPTTSLNTPNISIIGEDRDSTILYNEAFAAIEGLGKCQLLAFGSSMTNTYMQDITLKNGMPYLDGRAAALEDAGDKNIFKNVTLFGGQDTYLSNNENGRFYFEGGTLQGYTDFLCGKGDVFYNDVDLIIRRSGSVIAAPSRPKQYGYVFVDCTVKAEKDEYDTGYALGRPWGSGTPRAIFINTTMIALPSAAGWTEMSGGYPALFAEYNSMTENGTAINLNDRKTTFGDGYANNPILTAAEAAEYTVENVMGGGDDWDPTYYTEQATVPTLTANENVLSWEESDYVFCYAICKNGQVIDFTTENSYTLVSPQKGDSYTVRAANEMGGLSEASNAYVVSDASGIENVNKTASPVSVEIYTSTGVRVAAPVQGVTIKRTLMDDGSIVITKEITE, encoded by the coding sequence ATGAGAAAAACAAAACTTCTCTTGACATTCATCGTCATGGTCATTATCGGCTCCTTGCCCCAAACCATTTGGGCCGAAGAGCAAACGACCATCGCCGAATGGGCATTCGATTCCTATTCGACAGTTCCCGACGACCAAAAGATTCAAGCCGCAACAGGCAATGGCACCATCTCGTTCTATTCGAGTGATGCCTCGGCCGCAGTCGTTCCCGATGGAACCGCATACGGAACCATCAGATTTTCCTCACCGGTAAACAAGGACATGACCGAGGCCTCTTGTTTGGAGGCCGCCAACCACGACAATTACATACAAGTGGAATTTTCGACAGAAGGTCTGGCCGCCCCCATGTTTACGCTGAACATTGCCCAAGACCCCGATGCCGTGCTTTTTGTCGTCACCTCGGTCGATGACGGCACAACATGGTCTTTGGCTAAAAAGACGACACAGACCATGGCCTGGCATCAAGCCGAGCAATTCGACATAGAATTAGCCCAAACGGCCAACAGCGAAAAAGTCATCGTACGTCTCTTGAAAGGCGCTTCGGTATCGAACGACGCCCGTCTCAAAGGCATCTCCATCAAAGCCGGTGAATACGTTGCCGAACCCGAACCTGAGCCCGAACCTCCCACGCCATCGTCCAACGAAATGATTGCCACATGGCCGTTTGCCGAAGGTACCGCCGGGCAGACCGCCACGCTCAACGACGAGTCCTTGTTCGCCCTGAATTCCGTCACACTGGGCAGCAACCTGTCGTTTGTAGGAGCAAGAACCGACGGCGGCCTCACTTTCACCCGCATCGAACCGGCCTCCAAAGCCTCCTCGGCCGATGACAACAACGTGCTCTCGTTCAACATCACTCCGCAAAAAGGGGTAACGTTCACCCCCACCAAAGTAACTCTCGACGGTTACCGGTATGGCACCAACGGCGGAACCATCAACATCGTACTGAAAACCGCTGACGGTCAAAGCGCCACGCTGCTGACCGGAGGTCAGTTCAATCGTCAAGGTACCGACCCGGCACCCTCTTCGTTCGAATTCCCCGTCTCGGGTATCAGCACCGACAAAGAGGTGTCGCTCAACATCTATGTATATAGCCTCGACAAAGGAAAACAGGTCGGCGTGAAAGATGTCGTTATCAGCGGGACCTATGAAGGTACGCCCGAAGAGGTGACCACCTACACGTTTGCAACCGCATCGTCGCCCGAAGAAGGGGGTACGATAGCTCAAAATCCGGTGGGCGACACATTCAACGAAGGAACCCCCATCACCTTGACGGCTACGGAAAACTTCGGTTATGATTTTGTAAACTGGACCGATGCCAGCGGCAACGAAGTATCGACCGAACCTGCATTCGTGTACACGGTTAATGCCAACAGTGTCCTGACCGCCAACTTCAAAGCCGTGACCACTTACGCGCTGAATCTCTCCATCGTAGGCGGTGCCAATGACTACATGGTAACCCTCTCTCCCGCCCCGAACATTGTCGACGGCAACATGATGTATGAGGAGGGTACCAACGTCATGCTCTCGGCAGCCAGCAATCCTATCCTCACCTTCACACACTGGAACAGCGGCGAAACGTCGAGCGAACTCCCCATAAAGATGTCCGAAGACATATCGATTACGGCCAACTACGACGCTGTCGACTATATCGTGGGCTGGGACTTCTACAATGCGGGTAAAGAGGGCCGTCCAGCCGACTTTGCCTCGGAAGACAATGCGGCATCGAGCCTCATCTTGCGCAATGCTGCCGGCTCGGTAGTAGGTTGGCTCGACAAGTCGCAAATGGCCGCCGGCGGCTATGAAGGTCGCCCCGCTGCCGTAAACTGGCAACCGCTCACCGACAAATACTATTACCAGACCAGTTTCAACGCATCGGCATTTACCGACATCAAAGTATCCTCGTCGATGCTCTACAACTACAACGCCTACAAAGAGCAACAAGTAGAATACTCCCTCAACGGAACCGACTGGACTCCGGTAGGAACCATCGATTTGGGCGATGCCGCCAAGGTTTGGACAACCAAGGAATTCTCCCTCCCGGCCGAAACCAACAACCAGGAACTGGTTTATGTGCGTTGGATACCCAATTATGAGTCGAGTGTTGTCGGTACGAGTGCCTCGAACGACGGAACCGCCATCTCCGACATCTATATCACCGGAACATTGGCCTATGTGCACGACCCCGTGGCTCCGGCACTGGTTTCGCAAGTTCCGGCCGAAGGAGCTGACAACGCTTCGATCGCCGGTAAAATCGTTCTCACGTTCGACAAGAAAGTGAAAATCACCGACGGCGCCACCGCCACCATCGGAGAGAAAACCGTCACCCTGAGTGCCACCGGCAAAACCGTAACGGCCGAATACAGCGCCCTCGAATATAGCAAGGGCTACACCTTCACCCTCCCGGCCGGTGCCGTAGCCAACCTCAGCGATGTTGCCACAACCGAAGCCATCACCATCAACTTCACGACCAAGACCCGGCCGGTTGTAGAGAAAGGACAATATGACTTCGTCGTGCCCACCGACGGAACCCTCGAAGAGGCTATCGCAGCCGCCGCTGCCCGCACCGACAAGAACGTGCGTTTCCGCATCTTCGTGAAGAAAGGCTCCTACCTCCTGGCCGGCGACAAAGGAGCCACGGTTGTGGGGTCGGACAACGTGACCTATCCCAAACCCACCACCTCGCTCAACACGCCCAACATCTCCATCATCGGTGAAGACCGTGACTCCACGATACTCTACAACGAAGCGTTTGCCGCCATCGAAGGATTGGGCAAATGCCAACTCCTCGCCTTCGGTTCGTCGATGACAAATACCTACATGCAAGACATCACCCTGAAAAACGGCATGCCCTACCTCGACGGTCGTGCTGCCGCCCTCGAAGATGCCGGTGACAAGAACATCTTCAAGAATGTCACCCTCTTCGGCGGACAGGATACCTACCTCTCGAACAACGAGAACGGCCGCTTCTATTTCGAAGGCGGTACCTTGCAAGGATACACCGACTTCCTCTGCGGTAAGGGCGACGTATTCTACAACGATGTCGACCTGATTATCCGCCGCTCGGGCAGTGTCATCGCCGCACCTTCGAGACCCAAACAATATGGGTATGTCTTTGTCGATTGCACCGTAAAGGCCGAGAAAGACGAGTACGACACCGGCTATGCCCTCGGTCGTCCTTGGGGCTCGGGAACACCGCGTGCCATCTTCATCAACACCACGATGATTGCATTGCCCAGTGCCGCCGGTTGGACCGAGATGAGCGGTGGCTATCCGGCCCTCTTTGCCGAATACAACAGCATGACCGAGAACGGTACGGCCATCAACCTCAACGACCGCAAAACGACATTCGGCGACGGCTATGCCAACAATCCCATACTCACGGCTGCCGAAGCTGCCGAATACACTGTCGAGAATGTAATGGGCGGCGGTGATGATTGGGATCCGACCTATTACACCGAGCAAGCTACCGTTCCCACCCTCACGGCCAATGAAAACGTGCTTTCGTGGGAAGAGAGCGACTATGTGTTCTGCTACGCCATCTGCAAGAACGGTCAAGTCATTGACTTTACCACCGAAAACAGCTACACCCTCGTATCGCCGCAAAAAGGCGACAGCTACACCGTGCGTGCCGCCAACGAAATGGGTGGTCTGAGCGAAGCCTCGAATGCCTATGTGGTATCTGATGCCTCGGGTATCGAAAACGTGAACAAAACGGCTTCGCCCGTTTCGGTTGAAATCTACACCTCGACCGGTGTGCGCGTGGCTGCTCCCGTACAGGGTGTTACCATCAAACGCACGCTCATGGACGACGGCTCGATTGTCATCACAAAAGAAATCACCGAATAA
- a CDS encoding glycogen/starch synthase: MEAKKILFISQEMTPYLPESEIATICRNLPQGIQERGREIRTFMPKYGNINERRNQLHEVIRLSGMNLIIDDTDHPLIIKVASIQAARMQVYFIDNDDYFLRKNLLVDDEGKDFDDNDERSIFFVRGVMETVKKLRWVPDIIHCHGWFTALAPLFIKKAYAEDPSFRDAKIVYSIYDNKFETPLPATFPSKLLWEGIQESDLGFGLNETVDYVTLSKLAMRYSDGLIQASPQIDAQVAEAAQASGKLFLPYQSPDVYIDAYNQFYDDVWAATHK; this comes from the coding sequence ATGGAAGCAAAAAAGATATTGTTCATTTCACAAGAGATGACTCCGTATCTTCCCGAATCGGAGATTGCCACGATATGTCGAAACCTGCCGCAAGGTATTCAGGAACGAGGCCGTGAAATACGGACCTTCATGCCCAAATACGGGAATATCAACGAGCGACGCAACCAGTTGCACGAAGTAATCCGCTTGTCGGGAATGAATCTCATCATCGACGATACCGATCACCCGCTGATTATCAAAGTGGCTTCGATACAAGCGGCCCGCATGCAGGTTTACTTCATCGACAACGACGACTATTTCCTGCGCAAAAACCTTTTGGTCGACGACGAAGGCAAGGACTTCGACGACAACGATGAGCGGAGCATCTTCTTCGTCCGCGGCGTCATGGAGACGGTAAAAAAGCTCCGTTGGGTTCCCGATATTATCCATTGCCACGGCTGGTTCACGGCACTTGCCCCCCTGTTCATCAAAAAGGCTTATGCCGAAGACCCCTCTTTCAGAGATGCCAAAATCGTCTATTCGATATACGACAACAAATTCGAGACGCCACTTCCCGCCACCTTCCCGTCGAAACTTTTATGGGAAGGCATACAGGAAAGCGACCTCGGTTTCGGGCTGAATGAGACCGTAGACTATGTGACCCTCTCGAAGTTGGCAATGCGCTATTCCGACGGTCTCATACAGGCTTCGCCGCAAATCGACGCGCAGGTTGCCGAAGCAGCCCAAGCCTCGGGCAAACTATTCTTGCCTTATCAGTCGCCCGATGTATATATCGACGCCTATAATCAATTCTACGACGACGTATGGGCCGCTACCCATAAATAA
- a CDS encoding DUF4270 family protein encodes MKSKRIFPLSLLLIALFFSCNDDSGIIGFSVDTTSLSIYIDSSYVYSQHTDSVSTFPVDSLPNRTIVQMLGDVTIPGYGRVKADYLTQFYPVAEFDTTLVKPDMIDSVGVEIAFQYNSIFGDSLAPMQLTVYELNKLLRDESNVRVPIYSNLNPADYYDPADKLGSSFYVASTQSYPDSLLDDDGYRFIKQTFGNTASEKKAWAKKFYDFYLESGGNITTSAMNQLFKGLYITNTFGHGTLLYIISTAVVVYHRTYAYDSSGGLKTVSDDSDVLYVENASTTYLMTSYEAPTINHIEASPAASVDALRAQGEAVIQSPQMYDGTITFPTAKIIETFNSSRSLNSTDTVGVLNTINMTIPLKTMPADLKALGIVPPPYLLLMRKGGNATSSTNAVVPMNIDEFFADRLINDDKNYFYAAYDSTSNSYTFTGLQNYIMNIFEYDPNHILNPNDSLNPSADYSYDSDMILVPITVSKTTSSYTTDTSIVPYLGGLTYANIDNENIRIQVVYSTKIY; translated from the coding sequence ATGAAAAGCAAACGGATATTTCCCCTTTCTTTGCTCCTTATAGCACTTTTCTTTTCGTGTAACGACGACTCGGGCATCATCGGGTTCTCGGTCGATACGACTTCGCTGTCCATCTACATCGACTCTTCGTATGTGTACTCCCAGCACACCGATTCGGTATCGACCTTTCCCGTCGATTCCCTGCCCAACCGCACCATCGTGCAGATGCTGGGCGATGTCACCATTCCGGGGTACGGTCGTGTGAAAGCCGACTATCTCACACAGTTCTATCCCGTGGCCGAGTTTGACACCACACTGGTAAAACCCGACATGATCGACTCGGTGGGCGTCGAAATCGCATTCCAGTACAACAGCATCTTCGGCGACTCCCTGGCGCCGATGCAGCTCACCGTGTATGAACTCAACAAATTGCTCCGCGACGAAAGCAACGTGCGGGTGCCCATTTATAGCAATCTCAACCCTGCCGACTACTACGACCCCGCCGACAAGCTGGGTAGCAGTTTCTATGTAGCCTCTACACAATCCTACCCCGATTCACTGCTCGACGATGACGGTTACCGCTTCATCAAGCAGACATTCGGCAACACGGCTTCGGAGAAAAAGGCGTGGGCCAAGAAGTTCTACGACTTCTACCTCGAAAGCGGTGGCAACATCACCACCTCGGCCATGAACCAACTCTTCAAGGGTCTCTACATTACCAACACGTTCGGTCATGGCACGCTGCTTTATATCATATCGACCGCCGTCGTTGTCTACCACCGCACCTATGCCTACGACAGCAGCGGAGGGTTGAAGACCGTGAGCGACGACTCCGATGTGCTCTATGTCGAGAACGCTTCGACCACCTATTTGATGACTTCCTACGAAGCGCCCACCATCAACCACATCGAAGCCAGCCCGGCTGCTTCGGTCGATGCGCTGCGAGCCCAGGGCGAGGCCGTCATACAATCGCCTCAGATGTATGATGGTACCATAACTTTCCCCACGGCCAAAATCATCGAGACGTTCAACAGCTCGCGGAGCCTCAACAGCACCGATACCGTGGGGGTGCTCAACACCATCAACATGACTATCCCCCTCAAAACCATGCCCGCCGACTTGAAAGCCCTCGGCATTGTTCCGCCACCATACCTGCTGCTGATGAGAAAGGGGGGAAATGCCACCTCTTCGACCAATGCCGTCGTACCGATGAACATCGACGAGTTTTTTGCCGACCGGCTGATCAACGACGACAAGAACTATTTCTATGCCGCCTACGATTCGACCTCGAACAGCTACACATTCACCGGGCTGCAAAACTACATCATGAACATCTTCGAATATGACCCCAACCATATTCTGAACCCCAACGATTCGCTCAACCCCTCGGCCGACTACTCTTACGACTCCGACATGATATTGGTGCCGATAACCGTCTCGAAAACGACAAGTTCCTATACGACCGACACCAGCATAGTTCCTTATCTGGGCGGATTGACCTATGCGAACATCGACAATGAAAACATCAGGATTCAAGTCGTTTACAGTACCAAAATCTATTAG
- a CDS encoding cupin domain-containing protein produces MRIGKILRVMPLVVMAALPLHLNAQNMENESQNGAVPQMSAFPTGNENVAYRQYFSGKSWLAPLTSMKALNVPVANVTFEPACRNNWHSHTGGQILIAVGGVGYYQERGQKARRLEAGDVVEIAPNVEHWHGAAPDSWFSHLAIECNPQTNKNTWLEPVDDDAYAEAVK; encoded by the coding sequence ATGCGAATCGGAAAAATTCTCAGGGTCATGCCGCTGGTTGTCATGGCCGCCCTGCCTTTACACTTAAATGCACAGAATATGGAAAATGAATCACAAAACGGGGCAGTGCCTCAGATGAGCGCCTTCCCGACCGGAAATGAAAACGTGGCCTATCGGCAATATTTCTCGGGCAAGTCGTGGTTGGCTCCGCTTACCTCGATGAAAGCGTTGAATGTGCCTGTCGCCAATGTCACTTTTGAACCTGCTTGTCGCAACAACTGGCATAGTCACACCGGCGGACAGATATTGATTGCCGTGGGCGGGGTGGGATATTATCAGGAACGCGGCCAAAAAGCCCGTCGTCTCGAAGCCGGCGACGTAGTAGAAATTGCCCCGAATGTTGAGCATTGGCATGGTGCCGCACCCGACAGTTGGTTTTCGCACCTGGCCATCGAGTGCAATCCGCAGACCAACAAGAACACCTGGCTCGAACCTGTCGACGATGACGCATACGCCGAGGCCGTAAAATAG